One Epidermidibacterium keratini DNA segment encodes these proteins:
- the murJ gene encoding murein biosynthesis integral membrane protein MurJ has protein sequence MSQGGLLRSAGQVAIGTLMSRITGFARTLALAALLGSTLVNDAYNVANTLPNMVFELLLGGVLTSVIVPLLVRAEKDAEERGGDPNAYPQRLFTLAVTGLTIATVLGIATSGLLVTAMNIGPDKPHHDTATLMTMLLLPQMIFYGIGALAGAVLNTRESYQAPAWAPVLNNVVVIVVAGAMIAMRKSGSTFSTTDVVILCIGTTLGIVVQALVLIPSWRKVGFRWKWRFDVRGVGLGELKSLAGWVIGYVLIGQVGYIVAARVANAASDYHAGQLTQWAYASLLFQLPYGILGVSLLTALMPKMSRAARDGDWPGVKRFLADGTRLTGLGMIPVTVAFWLLAVPLTVLFFDAGNFSGLAARQTGLILAASSFGLLPYAVSLLQLRVFFATKDAKTPALIMVGIVLVRIVLSIASFALPTTQIVLGLAIANSVAFTVGAVVGEIVLRRRLGSLGTRAVVGDLLRMLAAALAGLLLMLPVYLGLQSLFVGGAAWSQDGLTGFTLLELAKWQIALILAVCSGVGLVGFVGAGSLLGIGEIRSLLAAVRRRLPGGRSGPPPGGPTGSTPTSPVGPDNAGGGVRLGGSGVFGDDAPTVTLPRVTDGPYPDASSAPLAPVGAAGTLAANGGGQFGAATLDLDAPVPIPPGGKGARHQLPADPDRTDETINTDRRNAGPTDPDPYDPDRTVLEPREDNGDAPDWYSDQQPSALAYDEDGNPDPTSGEDDVAKKRSTKTRSKWALLGITAAGLALALVVGWFTGILAGKVFGPEEQSRASSSTTSSAPATATGSGANPGEALQIAGAELFDPPPGDGQENPDRINLSYDGQPGTAWPTLQYKGSANFGNIKPGVGIVYDLGADRTLSQVKIQTTIPGATVEIRVAASPAENLDGYSPVANATLQTTTDIAIAQGTTARYVLVWITSLVQQQGTFQASLSEVQFIS, from the coding sequence ATGAGCCAAGGCGGACTGCTGCGCTCTGCGGGCCAGGTAGCAATCGGCACGCTGATGTCGCGCATCACCGGCTTCGCGCGCACCCTCGCGCTGGCCGCACTGCTGGGCAGCACCCTGGTCAACGACGCCTACAACGTGGCCAACACGCTGCCCAACATGGTCTTCGAGCTGCTGCTTGGCGGCGTACTCACCTCGGTGATCGTGCCCCTTCTGGTGCGCGCCGAGAAAGACGCCGAAGAGCGCGGCGGCGACCCCAACGCCTACCCACAACGGCTGTTTACCCTCGCGGTGACCGGTCTCACAATCGCCACAGTGCTCGGCATCGCGACCTCTGGGCTGCTGGTGACGGCGATGAACATCGGGCCCGATAAGCCCCACCACGACACCGCGACGCTGATGACGATGCTGCTGCTGCCGCAGATGATCTTCTACGGCATCGGGGCGCTGGCCGGCGCCGTACTCAACACCCGCGAGTCCTACCAGGCCCCGGCGTGGGCACCGGTGCTCAACAACGTCGTGGTCATCGTGGTCGCTGGCGCGATGATCGCGATGCGCAAGAGTGGCTCGACTTTTAGCACCACCGACGTCGTGATCCTCTGTATCGGTACGACGCTCGGCATCGTCGTTCAGGCGCTCGTGCTCATCCCGAGCTGGCGCAAGGTGGGCTTCCGGTGGAAGTGGCGCTTCGACGTTCGCGGCGTTGGGCTCGGTGAGCTCAAGAGCCTCGCCGGCTGGGTCATCGGCTACGTGCTGATCGGGCAGGTCGGCTACATCGTCGCCGCGCGCGTCGCTAACGCCGCCTCGGACTACCACGCCGGCCAGCTCACCCAGTGGGCGTACGCATCCTTGCTGTTCCAGCTGCCCTACGGCATCCTCGGCGTCTCGCTGCTGACCGCGCTGATGCCCAAGATGTCGCGGGCCGCGCGCGATGGCGACTGGCCAGGGGTCAAGCGCTTCCTGGCCGACGGCACCCGTCTGACCGGGCTCGGGATGATCCCGGTGACGGTGGCGTTCTGGCTCCTCGCCGTACCGCTGACCGTGCTGTTCTTCGACGCCGGGAACTTCAGCGGGCTCGCGGCCCGCCAGACCGGTCTGATCCTGGCCGCGTCGTCGTTCGGGTTGCTGCCGTACGCCGTCAGCCTGCTGCAGCTGCGCGTCTTCTTTGCGACCAAGGACGCCAAGACCCCGGCGCTGATCATGGTCGGCATCGTGCTGGTGCGCATCGTGCTGAGCATCGCCTCGTTTGCCCTGCCCACCACGCAGATCGTCCTGGGACTGGCGATCGCCAACAGCGTCGCCTTCACCGTCGGCGCGGTCGTCGGCGAGATTGTGCTGCGGCGGCGACTCGGCTCGTTGGGCACCCGCGCTGTCGTCGGTGACCTGCTGCGCATGCTGGCCGCCGCCCTCGCCGGCCTGCTGCTGATGCTGCCGGTCTACCTCGGGCTGCAGAGCCTCTTTGTCGGCGGTGCCGCGTGGAGCCAGGACGGGCTCACCGGCTTCACGCTCCTTGAGCTCGCAAAATGGCAGATCGCGCTGATCCTTGCGGTGTGCAGCGGCGTTGGGCTCGTGGGCTTCGTCGGCGCGGGCAGCCTGCTGGGCATCGGTGAGATACGCAGCCTGCTCGCTGCCGTGCGTCGCCGCCTTCCCGGCGGCCGGTCCGGGCCTCCCCCCGGCGGGCCGACCGGCAGTACGCCGACCTCGCCGGTCGGGCCTGATAACGCCGGGGGCGGCGTACGACTCGGGGGTTCAGGAGTCTTCGGTGACGACGCGCCCACGGTCACGCTGCCACGGGTCACCGACGGGCCGTATCCTGATGCGTCGAGTGCTCCACTCGCCCCGGTCGGCGCGGCAGGCACCCTCGCTGCCAACGGCGGCGGCCAGTTTGGCGCCGCGACGCTCGATCTGGACGCGCCCGTCCCGATTCCGCCCGGTGGCAAAGGGGCACGCCACCAACTGCCAGCCGACCCCGACCGCACGGACGAGACCATCAACACAGATCGCCGCAACGCAGGCCCTACCGATCCCGATCCCTACGACCCCGACCGCACGGTGCTCGAGCCGCGCGAGGACAACGGGGACGCACCTGACTGGTACTCCGATCAGCAGCCATCCGCGCTTGCCTACGACGAAGACGGCAATCCGGACCCGACATCCGGCGAGGACGACGTGGCCAAGAAGCGCTCGACCAAGACGCGCAGCAAGTGGGCGTTGCTGGGGATCACCGCGGCGGGCCTGGCGCTCGCGCTCGTGGTGGGCTGGTTCACCGGCATACTCGCCGGCAAGGTGTTTGGTCCCGAGGAGCAGTCGCGCGCCTCGAGCAGCACCACCTCCTCGGCGCCGGCCACCGCGACCGGCAGCGGAGCAAACCCGGGCGAGGCTCTGCAGATTGCCGGCGCCGAGCTCTTCGACCCGCCACCGGGCGATGGTCAGGAGAACCCGGACCGCATCAATCTCTCCTACGATGGCCAGCCGGGCACGGCGTGGCCGACGCTGCAGTACAAGGGCTCGGCCAACTTCGGCAACATCAAGCCCGGCGTCGGCATCGTCTACGACCTCGGCGCGGACCGCACGCTCTCGCAGGTCAAGATTCAGACCACCATCCCCGGCGCAACCGTCGAGATCCGGGTCGCCGCGAGCCCGGCGGAGAACCTGGACGGCTACTCACCGGTCGCCAACGCCACGCTGCAGACGACAACCGACATCGCGATTGCCCAGGGTACGACGGCCCGCTACGTGCTGGTGTGGATCACCAGCCTGGTCCAGCAGCAGGGCACCTTCCAGGCCTCGCTGTCAGAAGTCCAGTTCATCTCTTAG
- a CDS encoding DUF6049 family protein encodes MPLRLLLAFIVALLTLTLAAPAGAVDDPTAGPARKNPLPVKITITSIAPTIATAGEAAPTGVTVTATITNTGEQPIDDLWVRLQRAGRVDSRAALGAIDAKQPPYDGATGPETDLPDPLTPGGAQTITLTASFAELAISDSGTYPILINLNGEINGDASRVGQAAFYLPYADAITGQVQAAWLWPLIDRPRQSATAGIFLDDELAAQISDGGRLDTLLQAAEDGGTAAKLTLLIDPALVADLAAMRDGYTFRGPDGTLLPGKGQADAATYLSRLTDLAAKVPVATTSYGDMDTVALVRAGLGELVSRSRNYGSSIVESELGVSTIDDLDWPENGVITTDAAAADQVAGVSRFVLSGAAYGQDDYLSSPDSVTESAASPMPDGATALVADPALSRIIGEGQAYAAGPVAATQRLTTELFTIVQEAPTRVRNVVLTPPRRWAPEPEYAESLLALTSSTPWIAPLGLDEVASAPAVDRGALVYPTSLSQNELPANSLDELPPVMAELSSLSSVFTADEVDQVIGQPTAALYGAASTSLRGDPQRFATVVNGINQQLQNVRNAVRIVPPSNGTYTLSSSEAPLVFTIENTLGVTVRYRITLDEARSRGLSAEDSGTLEIGPNQRATVQLNTTVERSGSFSVVAKLVTPEGAPLGEDVRIRVTSSAYGTVALAVTGAAFVMLLLLIGRRAFKRHRFRTEQRALLATDIAPHEVRLEPDLIGTSWLDEPVPDNADAADEPDSSAEPRSRPPKDGA; translated from the coding sequence GTGCCACTCCGCTTGCTCCTCGCGTTCATCGTCGCGTTGCTCACCCTGACCCTCGCCGCACCGGCCGGGGCGGTCGATGACCCCACGGCCGGGCCGGCCCGCAAGAATCCGCTGCCGGTCAAGATCACCATCACCTCGATTGCGCCGACGATCGCGACCGCCGGCGAGGCCGCGCCGACCGGCGTCACAGTGACCGCGACCATCACCAACACCGGCGAGCAGCCGATCGATGACCTGTGGGTGCGGCTGCAGCGCGCCGGACGCGTCGACTCACGCGCTGCGCTCGGCGCGATCGATGCCAAACAGCCGCCGTACGACGGGGCGACAGGCCCCGAGACCGACCTGCCCGATCCGCTGACCCCGGGTGGGGCGCAGACGATCACCCTCACCGCGAGCTTTGCCGAGCTCGCCATCTCCGACAGCGGCACCTACCCGATCCTGATCAACCTCAACGGCGAGATCAACGGCGATGCCAGCCGGGTCGGTCAGGCCGCCTTCTACCTGCCGTACGCCGACGCGATCACCGGACAGGTGCAGGCCGCGTGGCTCTGGCCGCTGATCGACCGTCCGCGGCAGTCGGCTACTGCGGGGATCTTCCTCGACGACGAGCTCGCGGCGCAGATCTCCGATGGCGGGCGCCTCGACACCCTGCTGCAAGCAGCCGAGGACGGTGGCACGGCGGCCAAGCTCACCTTGCTGATCGACCCGGCACTGGTCGCCGACCTCGCGGCGATGCGCGATGGCTACACCTTCCGTGGCCCCGACGGCACGCTGCTGCCAGGGAAGGGACAGGCCGACGCCGCAACGTACCTCTCCAGGCTGACCGATCTCGCCGCGAAGGTCCCCGTGGCCACGACGTCCTACGGCGACATGGACACGGTGGCGCTGGTGCGGGCCGGGCTCGGCGAGCTCGTCTCGCGTTCGCGCAACTACGGCAGCAGCATCGTGGAGTCCGAGCTCGGCGTCTCGACGATCGATGACTTGGATTGGCCCGAGAACGGCGTCATCACCACCGATGCCGCGGCCGCCGACCAGGTCGCCGGCGTCTCGCGCTTCGTGCTCAGCGGTGCGGCGTACGGGCAGGATGACTATCTCTCCTCACCGGACTCGGTGACCGAGTCGGCCGCCAGCCCGATGCCCGACGGCGCGACGGCCCTCGTTGCCGATCCCGCGCTCAGCCGGATCATCGGAGAGGGCCAGGCGTACGCCGCGGGTCCAGTGGCAGCAACGCAACGGCTAACCACCGAGCTGTTCACGATCGTGCAGGAGGCGCCGACCCGCGTCCGCAACGTCGTACTCACCCCGCCCCGGCGATGGGCGCCGGAGCCGGAGTACGCCGAGTCGCTGCTTGCGCTGACCAGCAGCACGCCCTGGATTGCCCCGCTCGGGCTCGACGAGGTCGCGAGCGCGCCGGCCGTCGACCGCGGCGCACTGGTGTATCCGACGTCGCTGTCGCAAAACGAGCTTCCGGCCAACTCCCTCGACGAGCTGCCACCGGTGATGGCCGAACTCTCCAGCCTGAGCTCGGTCTTCACCGCCGACGAGGTCGACCAAGTCATCGGCCAACCCACCGCAGCGCTCTACGGGGCGGCGAGTACGTCGCTGCGCGGCGACCCGCAACGCTTTGCCACGGTGGTCAACGGCATCAACCAGCAGCTGCAAAACGTCCGCAACGCCGTGCGCATCGTCCCACCCAGCAACGGCACCTACACGTTGTCCTCCAGCGAGGCACCGCTGGTGTTCACCATCGAGAACACGCTCGGCGTCACCGTCCGCTACCGCATCACCCTCGACGAGGCCCGCTCGCGGGGTCTGAGCGCTGAGGACAGCGGCACCCTAGAGATCGGGCCCAACCAGCGGGCCACCGTCCAGTTGAACACCACCGTCGAGAGGTCCGGGTCCTTCAGCGTCGTCGCCAAGCTCGTCACGCCCGAAGGTGCTCCCCTCGGCGAGGACGTGCGGATCCGGGTCACCAGCTCGGCCTACGGCACCGTCGCGCTCGCGGTCACTGGCGCGGCGTTCGTGATGCTGCTGCTGCTGATCGGCCGGCGCGCCTTCAAGCGGCACCGGTTCCGCACCGAGCAGCGCGCCCTGCTCGCGACCGATATCGCCCCGCACGAGGTGCGCCTTGAGCCCGACCTGATCGGCACCAGCTGGCTCGACGAGCCGGTGCCCGACAACGCCGATGCAGCCGACGAGCCGGACTCGTCGGCCGAGCCCCGAAGCCGTCCACCGAAGGACGGCGCATGA
- a CDS encoding NUDIX hydrolase, protein MTDSTQPPSSRGCNAASGEESGATRRAEVPFAGRRPSPIDVRRQVPEHERTRGHERRRLHLPRSEEFSAGGLVIERAADTAYAALIGRTDRRGRLLWSLPKGHIEAGETEAQAAVREVEEETGIRGRVRAPLGQIDYWFVADGKRVHKTVTHFLMDAVGGELSDADAEVVAVEWVRLDQLADRLAYADERRIATDAIRMLADTA, encoded by the coding sequence ATGACCGACTCGACCCAGCCACCGTCGTCGCGTGGCTGCAACGCCGCGTCGGGGGAGGAGTCGGGGGCGACCCGGCGGGCTGAGGTGCCGTTTGCCGGACGGCGACCAAGCCCAATCGACGTACGCCGCCAAGTACCTGAGCACGAACGCACCCGCGGACACGAACGCCGTCGGCTGCACCTGCCGCGCAGCGAGGAGTTCTCCGCCGGCGGGCTGGTCATCGAGCGCGCCGCCGACACGGCGTACGCCGCCCTGATCGGGCGCACCGACCGCCGCGGTCGGCTGCTCTGGTCGTTGCCCAAAGGTCACATCGAAGCCGGCGAGACCGAGGCGCAGGCCGCCGTGCGGGAGGTCGAGGAGGAGACCGGCATCCGCGGTCGGGTGCGTGCCCCGCTCGGGCAGATCGACTACTGGTTCGTCGCGGACGGCAAACGTGTGCACAAGACCGTCACCCACTTTTTGATGGACGCGGTCGGCGGCGAGCTCAGCGATGCCGACGCCGAGGTGGTCGCGGTCGAGTGGGTGCGCCTGGATCAGCTCGCTGACCGGCTGGCGTACGCCGACGAGCGGCGCATCGCCACCGACGCGATCCGGATGCTGGCTGACACCGCGTGA